CAAGCCTCTCCATCTCTTCCCTGGGTACAGCGAAGGCAAAATCCTCCGCGGGTGGACGGGTGACGGTATTGAGCTGAGTCCGCGCCGGCGCGATGCGCCTGACGAGGGCCGCGATCTTCTCCACCTCCGCGGGGATGCCCGTGACCCCTCCGAGCAGAAAGACCTCGAGCCAGACCTCCCCGGGAAACCGCCTCGTGAACTCCGCGATGCCCTCCACCATCCGGTCGAAGGATATTCCGCCGTGCGGCCGGTTGACGTGTTGAAAGAGCTTCTCATCACCGGCGTCCAGCGAGGGGAGCACGAGGTCGGCCTCCATGAGATCGTCCTGGACCTCGCGCATCCAGAGCAGCGCGCCGTTGGTAAGAACTGTCACCGGGACCGCCGTCGTGGCCTTGACCCTGCGGATCAGCTCGCCGATCCCGCTGTTGAGGGTGGGCTCGCCGGAGCCGGCGAGGCTTATGTAGTCCGGCGCCGGGCCTTCCGCGAGCTTCCTCCCGATCTCGGCGAGGACCGCATCGACGGGGACGTATTCCCTGCGCTCTATCGTCTTTTCCGTGGTGCGCCCGAGCTGGCAATAGATGCAGTCGTAGGTGCACACCTTGAACGGCACGAGGTCGACGCCCAGCGAGCGCCCCAGCCGCCTCGACGGGACGGGGCCGTACACGTATTTGAAAGCCGCATCGCTCATCGCGAGCCTCCTCCGGAAAGACGATCGACTTCAAAATAAAGCTTCTCGAACAGG
This genomic interval from Pseudomonadota bacterium contains the following:
- a CDS encoding radical SAM protein, whose product is MSDAAFKYVYGPVPSRRLGRSLGVDLVPFKVCTYDCIYCQLGRTTEKTIERREYVPVDAVLAEIGRKLAEGPAPDYISLAGSGEPTLNSGIGELIRRVKATTAVPVTVLTNGALLWMREVQDDLMEADLVLPSLDAGDEKLFQHVNRPHGGISFDRMVEGIAEFTRRFPGEVWLEVFLLGGVTGIPAEVEKIAALVRRIAPARTQLNTVTRPPAEDFAFAVPREEMERLAKLIPGEVEIIAEGGPDEGLAASARRTTGEEVLAMLGRRPCTIEDISRGLGLNRIEVLKLIDALAKAEAVVSERVGQKVYYSRSGRSKG